One Phragmites australis chromosome 23, lpPhrAust1.1, whole genome shotgun sequence DNA window includes the following coding sequences:
- the LOC133906533 gene encoding uncharacterized protein LOC133906533 isoform X1, with translation MAEEGRAAATKYVLITGGVVSGLGKGVTASSVGVVLKSCGLRVTCIKIDPYLNTDAGTMSPFEHGEVFVLDDGGEVDLDLGNYERFIDVTLTRDNNITTGKIYQSVIEKERKGDYLGKTVQVVPHVTDEIKQWIQSVSSVPVDGQTRPADVCVIELGGTVGDIESMPFIEALRQLSFSLGKENFCLIHVSLVPVLGVVGEQKTKPTQHSVRELRALGLTPDLLACRSAQPLIGSVKEKLSQFCHVPVENILSIHDVPNIWHVPLILRNQKAHEAIIKQLNLARSAGPPELRDWTEMAESYDNLKNSVSVVIWYLIVGWLFFWCRISLNIYIMQVKIALVGKYTNLTDSYLSVVKALLHASVACSLKASIQWIAASDLEDATATTAPDTHAEAWETLKGSSCILIPGGFGDRGISGMILAAKYARENKVPYLGICLGMQISVIEMSKHLLGLGDADSEEFNKDTPDRVVMYMPEVSKTHMGNTMRLGCRRTFFCKPDCLTSKLYGSPPHVDERHRHRYEVNPAFVPMLENAGLRFVGCDESGNRMEIVELEDHPFYVGVQFHPEFKSRPRRPSPPFTGLILAATKQLGTISNNSNSYVGASE, from the exons ATGGCGGAGGAGGGGCGGGCAGCGGCGACCAAGTACGTCCTCATCACCGGCGGCGTCGTCAGCGGGCTCGGAAAGGGCGTCACCGCCAGCAGCGTCGGAGTCGTCCTCAAGTCCTGCGGCCTCCGCGTCACCTGCATCAAGATCG ATCCATATTTGAACACCGATGCTGGTACTATGTCCCCCTTTGAGCATGGTGAGGTGTTTGTCCTTGATGATGGTGGAGAG GTTGACTTGGATTTGGGGAACTATGAGCGTTTCATAGATGTTACTCTGACCAGGGACAACAACATTACCACTGGAAAGATATATCAG TCTGTTATTGAGAAGGAGAGAAAGGGTGATTATCTCGGAAAGACAGTCCAG GTCGTTCCTCATGTAACTGATGAAATAAAACAGTGGATACAATCAGTGTCCTCTGTTCCTGTGGATGGGCAGACTCGTCCAGCTGATGTTTGTGTTATTGAATTGGGAGGCACTGTAG GTGATATTGAGTCAATGCCATTCATTGAAGCCTTGCGCCAATTGTCTTTTTCTCTTG GCAAGGAGAATTTCTGTCTCATACATGTGAGCCTTGTTCCGGTATTGGGTGTAGTTGGTGAGCAA AAAACTAAGCCAACACAACACAGTGTACGAGAATTGAGGGCCTTGGGTCTGACACCTGATCTTCTAGCATGCCGGTCAGCACAG CCACTAATAGGGTCCGTTAAGGAGAAGCTTTCACAATTTTGCCATGTCCCG GTTGAGAACATACTTAGCATCCATGATGTTCCAAATATATGGCATGTCCCACTTATTCTTAGA AACCAAAAGGCTCATGAAGCTATAATCAAACAGCTAAACCTTGCTAG GTCTGCTGGACCACCTGAGCTACGAGATTGGACAGAGATGGCTGAGTCATATGACAACCTCAAGAACTCTGTTAGTGTTGTCATATGGTATTTGATTGTTGGTTGGCTCTTCTTTTGGTGCAGAATAAGTCTGAATATCTATATAATGCAGGTTAAAATTGCATTGGTTGGGAAGTATACTAATTTGACAGATTCATACCTATCAGTGGTGAAG GCTCTCCTACATGCCAGTGTTGCCTGTTCATTAAAGGCATCTATCCAGTGGATTGCCGCTTCAGATCTTGAAGATGCAACTGCAACAACT GCACCAGATACTCATGCAGAAGCCTGGGAAACTCTTAAA GGTTCATCATGCATTTTGATACCAGGAGGATTTGGTGATCGTGGAATCTCGGGGATGATATTGGCTGCAAAATATGCTCGTGAGAACAAAGTTCCATATCTTGGTATTTGCTTGGGCATGCAGATCTCGGTGATTGAGATGTCCAAACAT CTTTTGGGCCTGGGAGATGCAGACAGTGAAGAGTTTAACAAGGATACACCAGATCGTGTTGTTATGTACATGCCCGAG GTTTCAAAAACACATATGGGAAACACGATGAGATTGGGCTGCCGGAGAACATTCTTTTGCAAACCTGACTGTCTTACATCAAAACT GTACGGAAGTCCTCCACATGTAGATGAGCGTCATCGTCATAGATATGAG GTCAATCCTGCCTTCGTTCCCATGCTTGAAAATGCTGGTCTTCGGTTTGTTGGTTGTGATGAAAGTGGAAATAGGATGGAG ATTGTAGAGCTAGAAGACCACCCCTTCTACGTAGGTGTTCAGTTCCATCCAGAGTTCAAATCAAGGCCTCGAAGACCTTCACCTCCATTTACAG GTCTAATATTGGCGGCCACGAAGCAACTGGGAACAATTTCGAATAACTCAAATAGCTACGTTGGAGCTTCCGAGTAA
- the LOC133906533 gene encoding uncharacterized protein LOC133906533 isoform X3: MAEEGRAAATKYVLITGGVVSGLGKGVTASSVGVVLKSCGLRVTCIKIDPYLNTDAGTMSPFEHGEVFVLDDGGEVDLDLGNYERFIDVTLTRDNNITTGKIYQSVIEKERKGDYLGKTVQVVPHVTDEIKQWIQSVSSVPVDGQTRPADVCVIELGGTVGDIESMPFIEALRQLSFSLGKENFCLIHVSLVPVLGVVGEQKTKPTQHSVRELRALGLTPDLLACRSAQPLIGSVKEKLSQFCHVPVENILSIHDVPNIWHVPLILRNQKAHEAIIKQLNLARSAGPPELRDWTEMAESYDNLKNSVKIALVGKYTNLTDSYLSVVKALLHASVACSLKASIQWIAASDLEDATATTAPDTHAEAWETLKGSSCILIPGGFGDRGISGMILAAKYARENKVPYLGICLGMQISVIEMSKHLLGLGDADSEEFNKDTPDRVVMYMPEVSKTHMGNTMRLGCRRTFFCKPDCLTSKLYGSPPHVDERHRHRYEVNPAFVPMLENAGLRFVGCDESGNRMEIVELEDHPFYVGVQFHPEFKSRPRRPSPPFTGLILAATKQLGTISNNSNSYVGASE; this comes from the exons ATGGCGGAGGAGGGGCGGGCAGCGGCGACCAAGTACGTCCTCATCACCGGCGGCGTCGTCAGCGGGCTCGGAAAGGGCGTCACCGCCAGCAGCGTCGGAGTCGTCCTCAAGTCCTGCGGCCTCCGCGTCACCTGCATCAAGATCG ATCCATATTTGAACACCGATGCTGGTACTATGTCCCCCTTTGAGCATGGTGAGGTGTTTGTCCTTGATGATGGTGGAGAG GTTGACTTGGATTTGGGGAACTATGAGCGTTTCATAGATGTTACTCTGACCAGGGACAACAACATTACCACTGGAAAGATATATCAG TCTGTTATTGAGAAGGAGAGAAAGGGTGATTATCTCGGAAAGACAGTCCAG GTCGTTCCTCATGTAACTGATGAAATAAAACAGTGGATACAATCAGTGTCCTCTGTTCCTGTGGATGGGCAGACTCGTCCAGCTGATGTTTGTGTTATTGAATTGGGAGGCACTGTAG GTGATATTGAGTCAATGCCATTCATTGAAGCCTTGCGCCAATTGTCTTTTTCTCTTG GCAAGGAGAATTTCTGTCTCATACATGTGAGCCTTGTTCCGGTATTGGGTGTAGTTGGTGAGCAA AAAACTAAGCCAACACAACACAGTGTACGAGAATTGAGGGCCTTGGGTCTGACACCTGATCTTCTAGCATGCCGGTCAGCACAG CCACTAATAGGGTCCGTTAAGGAGAAGCTTTCACAATTTTGCCATGTCCCG GTTGAGAACATACTTAGCATCCATGATGTTCCAAATATATGGCATGTCCCACTTATTCTTAGA AACCAAAAGGCTCATGAAGCTATAATCAAACAGCTAAACCTTGCTAG GTCTGCTGGACCACCTGAGCTACGAGATTGGACAGAGATGGCTGAGTCATATGACAACCTCAAGAACTCT GTTAAAATTGCATTGGTTGGGAAGTATACTAATTTGACAGATTCATACCTATCAGTGGTGAAG GCTCTCCTACATGCCAGTGTTGCCTGTTCATTAAAGGCATCTATCCAGTGGATTGCCGCTTCAGATCTTGAAGATGCAACTGCAACAACT GCACCAGATACTCATGCAGAAGCCTGGGAAACTCTTAAA GGTTCATCATGCATTTTGATACCAGGAGGATTTGGTGATCGTGGAATCTCGGGGATGATATTGGCTGCAAAATATGCTCGTGAGAACAAAGTTCCATATCTTGGTATTTGCTTGGGCATGCAGATCTCGGTGATTGAGATGTCCAAACAT CTTTTGGGCCTGGGAGATGCAGACAGTGAAGAGTTTAACAAGGATACACCAGATCGTGTTGTTATGTACATGCCCGAG GTTTCAAAAACACATATGGGAAACACGATGAGATTGGGCTGCCGGAGAACATTCTTTTGCAAACCTGACTGTCTTACATCAAAACT GTACGGAAGTCCTCCACATGTAGATGAGCGTCATCGTCATAGATATGAG GTCAATCCTGCCTTCGTTCCCATGCTTGAAAATGCTGGTCTTCGGTTTGTTGGTTGTGATGAAAGTGGAAATAGGATGGAG ATTGTAGAGCTAGAAGACCACCCCTTCTACGTAGGTGTTCAGTTCCATCCAGAGTTCAAATCAAGGCCTCGAAGACCTTCACCTCCATTTACAG GTCTAATATTGGCGGCCACGAAGCAACTGGGAACAATTTCGAATAACTCAAATAGCTACGTTGGAGCTTCCGAGTAA
- the LOC133906533 gene encoding uncharacterized protein LOC133906533 isoform X2, protein MAEEGRAAATKYVLITGGVVSGLGKGVTASSVGVVLKSCGLRVTCIKIDPYLNTDAGTMSPFEHGEVFVLDDGGEVDLDLGNYERFIDVTLTRDNNITTGKIYQSVIEKERKGDYLGKTVQVVPHVTDEIKQWIQSVSSVPVDGQTRPADVCVIELGGTVGDIESMPFIEALRQLSFSLGKENFCLIHVSLVPVLGVVGEQKTKPTQHSVRELRALGLTPDLLACRSAQPLIGSVKEKLSQFCHVPVENILSIHDVPNIWHVPLILRNQKAHEAIIKQLNLARSAGPPELRDWTEMAESYDNLKNSVKIALVGKYTNLTDSYLSVVKALLHASVACSLKASIQWIAASDLEDATATTAPDTHAEAWETLKGSSCILIPGGFGDRGISGMILAAKYARENKVPYLGICLGMQISVIEMSKHLLGLGDADSEEFNKDTPDRVVMYMPEVSKTHMGNTMRLGCRRTFFCKPDCLTSKLYGSPPHVDERHRHRYEVNPAFVPMLENAGLRFVGCDESGNRMEV, encoded by the exons ATGGCGGAGGAGGGGCGGGCAGCGGCGACCAAGTACGTCCTCATCACCGGCGGCGTCGTCAGCGGGCTCGGAAAGGGCGTCACCGCCAGCAGCGTCGGAGTCGTCCTCAAGTCCTGCGGCCTCCGCGTCACCTGCATCAAGATCG ATCCATATTTGAACACCGATGCTGGTACTATGTCCCCCTTTGAGCATGGTGAGGTGTTTGTCCTTGATGATGGTGGAGAG GTTGACTTGGATTTGGGGAACTATGAGCGTTTCATAGATGTTACTCTGACCAGGGACAACAACATTACCACTGGAAAGATATATCAG TCTGTTATTGAGAAGGAGAGAAAGGGTGATTATCTCGGAAAGACAGTCCAG GTCGTTCCTCATGTAACTGATGAAATAAAACAGTGGATACAATCAGTGTCCTCTGTTCCTGTGGATGGGCAGACTCGTCCAGCTGATGTTTGTGTTATTGAATTGGGAGGCACTGTAG GTGATATTGAGTCAATGCCATTCATTGAAGCCTTGCGCCAATTGTCTTTTTCTCTTG GCAAGGAGAATTTCTGTCTCATACATGTGAGCCTTGTTCCGGTATTGGGTGTAGTTGGTGAGCAA AAAACTAAGCCAACACAACACAGTGTACGAGAATTGAGGGCCTTGGGTCTGACACCTGATCTTCTAGCATGCCGGTCAGCACAG CCACTAATAGGGTCCGTTAAGGAGAAGCTTTCACAATTTTGCCATGTCCCG GTTGAGAACATACTTAGCATCCATGATGTTCCAAATATATGGCATGTCCCACTTATTCTTAGA AACCAAAAGGCTCATGAAGCTATAATCAAACAGCTAAACCTTGCTAG GTCTGCTGGACCACCTGAGCTACGAGATTGGACAGAGATGGCTGAGTCATATGACAACCTCAAGAACTCT GTTAAAATTGCATTGGTTGGGAAGTATACTAATTTGACAGATTCATACCTATCAGTGGTGAAG GCTCTCCTACATGCCAGTGTTGCCTGTTCATTAAAGGCATCTATCCAGTGGATTGCCGCTTCAGATCTTGAAGATGCAACTGCAACAACT GCACCAGATACTCATGCAGAAGCCTGGGAAACTCTTAAA GGTTCATCATGCATTTTGATACCAGGAGGATTTGGTGATCGTGGAATCTCGGGGATGATATTGGCTGCAAAATATGCTCGTGAGAACAAAGTTCCATATCTTGGTATTTGCTTGGGCATGCAGATCTCGGTGATTGAGATGTCCAAACAT CTTTTGGGCCTGGGAGATGCAGACAGTGAAGAGTTTAACAAGGATACACCAGATCGTGTTGTTATGTACATGCCCGAG GTTTCAAAAACACATATGGGAAACACGATGAGATTGGGCTGCCGGAGAACATTCTTTTGCAAACCTGACTGTCTTACATCAAAACT GTACGGAAGTCCTCCACATGTAGATGAGCGTCATCGTCATAGATATGAG GTCAATCCTGCCTTCGTTCCCATGCTTGAAAATGCTGGTCTTCGGTTTGTTGGTTGTGATGAAAGTGGAAATAGGATGGAG GTCTAA
- the LOC133906405 gene encoding uncharacterized protein LOC133906405 — protein sequence MGWATRFLAAVCFFAAGVLFVPDALLGSPSGAGAGAVTAAKLAHLLSFATSWGAALWATFIGGIIMFKNLPRHQFGNLQSKMFPAYFTLISACAAISVAAFAYLHPWKTASAVERYQLGFLVSALGCNLSNLLVFTPMTIEMMMKRHKIERDLNIGEEVGWSKNQQVAKSNPTLAAMNKKFGMIHGLSSLANIMAFGSLAMHSWYLASKLEL from the exons ATGGGGTGGGCGACTCGGTTCCTGGCGGCGGTGTGCTTCTTCGCCGCGGGTGTCCTCTTCGTCCCCGACGCCCTCCTTGGCTCcccctccggcgccggcgccggcgccgtcaCCGCCGCCAAGCTGGCCCACCTCCTCTCCTTCGCCACCTCCTGGGGCGCCGCCCTCTGGGCCACCTTCATCGGCGGCATCATCATGTTCAA GAACCTGCCGAGGCACCAGTTCGGGAACCTGCAGAGCAAGATGTTCCCGGCCTACTTCACGCTCATCTCCGCCTGCGCCGCCATCTCCGTCGCCGCCTTCGCGTACCTCCACCCGTGGAAGACAGCGTCGGCCGTGGAGCGCTACCAGCTCGGGTTCCTCGTCTCTGCGCTCGGCTGCAACCTCTCTAACCTGCTGGTCTTCACCCCCATGACCATCGAG atgatgatgaagaggcaCAAGATCGAGCGGGACCTGAATATCGGCGAGGAGGTGGGGTGGTCGAAGAACCAACAGGTGGCCAAGAGCAACCCTACCCTCGCCGCGATGAACAAGAAGTTTGGGATGATCCACGGTCTGTCGTCACTGGCCAACATCATGGCGTTCGGCAGCCTGGCCATGCACTCATGGTACCTCGCCAGCAAGCTCGAGCTGTGA